From Daucus carota subsp. sativus chromosome 6, DH1 v3.0, whole genome shotgun sequence:
ATTTTAGGCTTGATGAGGTCGGGATTAGAGGGCAATTGAGTAGAGTgtctaaaattattaaatttaaagattCTCATCTGTTTAAACATTTGGAGAAGCTTCAGGCAGAGGATTGCTTTTTCGTTTATAGGATGGTGGTGGTTCTCTTCAGGAGGGAATTAACATTCGAACAAACAATTTGCCTCTGGGAAGTAATGTGGGCAGATCAGGCAGCGATTCGGGCTGGGATCGGGAAGTCTGCATGGAGTAGGATAAGACAGCAAGCCCCACCAACAGAAGATCTGTTGCTTTATGCTGTTGCAGCATCTGTATTGCAGAAGCGGAAACTTATTATAGAAAAGTACAGTAGCATGGATGAGATAATTAAAGAGTGTAATGGCATGGCAGGACATCTAGATGTATGGAAGCTCCTGGACGATGCTCACAACTTGGTGGTCACCCTTCACAACAAGATCGAGAACCCCCTTCCTGGTATAGCTTAAGTCTGGAGGTTTTCCTTTCGCTAATTTATCTTTGATACCTTCACCTGGCCTTGAATTATGAGGTTACCCTTCCAAGTCCTCTCAAACCGATGCTTCAAGCGAGCATATGGGTGTATTTACTGTTATATGATGGTTATTTTGACGCTTCCTCACTTCAAGAATAAAAGGGTTAAAGTGTAAGATTTATGGAGAGATTCCACtgctcttttttctttttcttttgggGAGGGGAGGGAGTGTCAATATATACCGTCTATCTATCTTCTGAACTAAAAGGATTGGAACAGTGATAAATGATCATACATTTCTAATCAATTCTGTGTCTATTGATGCTCTCAGTTGCAGATGAAGTCTGTTGGGAATCCAGTATAATTAGTTCAGGCCAGAATCCAGTATAATTAGTTCAGGCCAGTCGTTACCTCCCTTTTTCTCAAGAGTCAAAATCAGGAAAATGTATGAAGCTTTTATACTATAAATTCCCCTACATGTTTGCAATGATGTATTCACGTTGAATCCCATACTCTCTAATGTCTAACTATCccaaaaataaatgaatatattttattaaaaaattcagcgttttattttcttttgtcaACTTTACAGGTTTCATGTTTATTGTTCTCTCAATTTTAACCCTTGTTTATGACCGGAAATTATAGATCAGTCATCAGTTACTGGCTTCTGATTTGAGATGATAAAGTAATGGTCCTTGAAAGTAACATAAAAGTCAGGTCCGCGAAAAGTATAAAAAACATGCTCGTTTAAGTTATGCAGTTCTTGAGGAGAAAATAGTTTAGATGTGAATGTCACTGAACTAGTCAGCTTTTACCGAGGGAAAAAACTCGTCTTAACCAGAGTCTATCGATATATGATCATATCAATCTTTCTTTTGATAAGCTATTTATCATTCGCACGGCATAGGTTTCCAGAACACCTAGCTGAGCCAAAAGCTTTTAAACTCGAGCtcatttcaaaatattattatattatcttaatatctttgattaatgACCTGATTAATCATTCCACCAACCCGATTGATCAATAAATTCTGCAGTCTCTCAGTAAATACAAACTCTGTACTCTGGTTGCAGCTAAATTATTGCACAATCAATTCAATTATTTCACAAAATCATTGCCTAATCAAATTCAATTATTTCACAACTCGCGTTACATACCTAAATTGATACTAGAaaatttacttaaaataaaatgagCGGCCAGTTAGGCAGTGACCCCTTTTTCATGGCAACACAGCCAATATCATTAAGATGCATAATTTTGCATTGGGTCCAACAGCAAAACTGGTGAATATTTAAACACCACACGTATATTCAAAGATCAACGGGTCCATTATAAAAAGAAATGTAACTTAAAAAGTTTTAAACTGTAACCCAACTAGCTAGACAGTTTAATAGTTGGTGATGCACCTGGTTCCGCAAGACTATCCAATACTACAGAACCAATAATGGACTAGAATACtagatattcaaattaggcAGTCACAATCACATAACTTAAACAAAGGTATAGTTCCGACTTTGCAAGGGCTTAACATGACCAACCATCAAATTCTTAGGAAGTGCAACTACTTCTCTTTGGTGTATTGTCGGACTACGAAAGCCAAGCCTAAAATGAGAATGGGAACAAGAAACTGCAGAATCTTAATGATGAACTCTGAAGACTTGTCAGGGTTGTAGTTGCTTTGCTTTGGTGCACTGAAAGTACGCTTCTGAGGCACCGATGCAGCATCTATCTCACCAATGTAATACTTCTCCATCATCTCTCTGGCATTATCACTGTGGCCGACATCTTCAAAATCATCAGTTGCATCTTTGCCTACAAaagtttgaaatttatttaagaGCCCACCTAACAAAAGCTACAAGTGATTTTGTAGATGAATAAGGTGCATCAGTATAACATAACACTATACCAGTTGATGAAAGCAGTACTTCATCACCTCCAGGATGATCATCCATAAAAGGAGTTACATCATATACCTGAAATAGTAAGACTGGGGTTATTAAGCATGAAAGATCACAAGGTATTggaaatttattatcattatgtaatgaaaacaataataatgTCACTACTAATAATTAacaataacataattataatcaGAACTTGAATTAGCAACTTTTTTCTCAACCAAAATTCACaatgtattttaaatataaaactccTACCAAACGTCAACGAGGTCATGTGTTGGCCAGACTCTTTATTTGACACTCACACCCCGACACTACGTCATGGGTACAACATTACATTCTGGGCCAAAAAACATGAAGAAATTCTTCAATATATTCTAGACTGATACTTGGATTCAAATCCATGTTGGACTTCTGAGTCCAGGTCGCAGAAATGAGGGATGTTCATTCAGACATTAGACAATTACAATGTGTTTATTTACTGAcatcaaatccaaaaaaattgtagCATGACATGATATCTGCATGATCAATACAATGCTGTTTTCAATCCAGAAACTAATATGCAAATTTGTTTCCAATTATTCATATAACAAATCTCCTACATCTATTCCAAATTAAAACTTCAGTTATATGATTGGCATATAACCCCTGAGCTAACCTGAGGCTTCAATCACATAGACTCGAGAGGAACACAGAAATTACCAAGATCAACACTTTAAAAAGTCAAAACCATACCACAAGAATTACCAATTATTAACTAGTAATGAAAATCGAAAAGGGGAACTTTACAGATTCACAGATATTTCATTCTAGCAGGAATCAGGGTTTTGGGTAAAAAAGAAAACTTTTACAGATCGACACAAGAAAAACTGATAACACGTTTATATCAATTATCACCCAGATCACTATGCATCTCATTCTTGGAATGACATATATACATCTAGATTGCCTATGCATATATAACACAATAAATCAAGAAATCAAGAAAACAACCCAAGTCAACCAAAGATCATCATATctctacacacaaacacatTCAATCAACCAATTAAACCACAAAACTCCAAAAATCCATctaaaatatcacaaaaattCGAACAAAATTCAAGAAAGAACAAAAGGGCAATAAAGATCTGACCTTCCCAGAAATAATCAACCAGCAATCTTTAGTCTTGTTGTGCTTAGCCACTTCTTCAAACACATGAATTTTCGGATCTGACCCCATATTTTCCTCCTGCTAAACCTGCAcctaaacaaacacaaaatattCAACAAACCCTTTTCACAAAACCCCATATTTATACACTCACACATAATACTTATcgaaaaatattacataaagcTCATCTTTTTTCGCTTGTTTTTTGGTATATAATATTCAAACGAGATTTAGATTCATTTTCTATTCTTTATTCTTTAATCACATTTACACACAGATGACAATGATGTGATGGGCTGGGAGCTTACTTTCTCAGGACTGAGCGTGACCAACACAATCTCAACaagcaaatttatatacaagtaTTTTTGTATCTATACCTCTATACCCTTCAGGTTTTTGAATTTACTGTGGTGTCCAGACGTTTCTTATATTTACCATATGCACCTTCttgttaaaacttttttttttttttttttaaaagagatATTTGTGTACGTTATAAATTGAAAcatcaaattttgatatgagaaaaataaattCATCATAAGTTATGAATCTGAATCAcatctaaattataaatataatattcgtTAAAAATCTGAACCTGCAATgtttaaaaaagataacatattcgAAAAATATTGGTGTGGGTTGTAAATCTGAAACATcaaaatttgatattaaaaGAATTACGGTAAGTTATGATTTTGAATAATATCtaagttataaatttttagTGTACGTTAAAATTCTGGAATcgcaatattttaaaaaagggagtatatattcaaaaaataacagTATTTGTTAAAATAACGCGTATGATTTTCTTTACGGGATTTGGAACAATCTAGAGAAGACTAGAGTGGTTGGTGTGAATTGGAGTACTAGTGATGTAGATTTTGCATCACTATCAGTTACCAACTCTTGTGGCTGGGCCTGGGCCTGGGCCTGGGATTCATTTTAGCTGCACATTTCTGAGTATGACAATCCACGGttagtatattgatgattgacaCTAAATTCCGTGCATGTagtttttttcaatattttcaaaaaaacagtaactattcataattaattattattctatatctcatcaaatatattaaatttttaattatccaATTAATCTTGACAGgttttgttataaaattagTGTAAATAAGACAATAATCTGGGTGATCGATGAGAAGAGAAAGCAACAAAAACTCCCCAACTACTGCCTACCATTGTGCCTACCAAATCACCTAAATGTAGTCTCAACTCTCAACTACCACTTTGCCCCCTTTTAGGTTCtttcctttctttcttttttgtttaatataagtatataacacatattttataaatatttaaatatatttctcaTCAGAAAAAGGGGGAAATCTTGAAAACTTTTCAACTACATAGCTTTGGTGTGCAAATACATGTTCCCTTAAAAAATGACATTTGATTAAAGTAAACTTCACTAAGATTTTGCAGCCAGGAAGTTCATGCAGATTGGAGGATGGACTTTAGCCAATGCAAGAATAGAGGCAGGAAGAATCCACAAGCCATCTCCACAGATCAAACCTGATGCAATTGCAGAAACCATAAAATTGGCTTTCCTCTTGTTTAGCCTGTCATACAGAAAAACAACCAAACTCCCCATGCACATATCGATAGCAAAGTTAGCCCCGACGAGAAATGGCACAGCTATCACTATTGGAAGTGGCATCCACTTCCCTACCTTCTCTGGAGATATATCTTTTACAAGATTGGCTAATATGGCAAAGGCAAAAAACCCGTAAGCAAGTTGTAAGCAGTGGTGAGGCAATGCAGAAAAACCTTCGACGCCTAAAATTGCCAAGTTTCTGTATATGATAGCGTATGGAGCTTTGTACTCTCCGTCAGGATTTCCAATATCAAAAGCATGGTAAAAGATCATGAATGTGACGGGTGCTACCACACAACCTATTGCTGTTCCAATGGCCTGACTTAGCAGCATTGATCGAGGGGAGGTGAGGGTTAGATGCCCTGCCTTTAAATCTTGCATTAAATTTGAAGCCATTGAAAGCATAGATTTTACTAGACCGCATGCAACAAGTGCTGCAATCACACCATTGTTTTTCCCAGATGAAGCGGCAACTATAAATAGGGCTACTTTTCCGTAATTATAAGCCATGTTTTGGTCAGTCAGCCCAGCTCCATAAGCATTGCAGAAGCTTAGAAAAGGTGCAAGAACGTAGGTCACGAGAACAAAATACCACTTGAGCTGAGGAAATATTTGAGGGATGAGAATAATTGAGATGACAGAAAAGAGCATGTATCCCATACAGGCTAACCATAAGGGAATTCTGTCCCTAAGGAATAATTCATTTTGTTGATGATCATCAAGGGCATATGTATCATCAACTGAAGCTGCATAGAGAATTAGAGACAAAAAATCAATCCAACAAATATCAACGAATTGTAGGAACAGTTCAATGATTCTCTCAACTTACATATTCGGTTAGTTTTCTTATTCAAATTGGCATAGATGCTACTGGCAGTGAAATATAGTGTCTTTGAAAAGTTGTAGATCCCGTCTCCTAGGATGAGAGCAATGGATATGAAAACCTGGAAATTGTAAATAAGTTTAATGATGCACTAATAAACTTTCCAAACAATGAAAAGAAATTACGGCATATCAGGAAACCTTATATCCATCTAAACTCTTCATGCTGCTTTCTGGTAGTGTTTCGGGAAACCAGACACCTTTTTGTTCTCCTATGAGCGGCCACATTAGTCCCCAAGAAAGCACAGCTCCAAAGAGCAAAGACAAGTTCACTGTATGAGTACAGATCATCCCAGCTCCAATAtatgtcaagctaaaatcaaaattgaATCTGCAAGATGCAGTCACTTGCATCAGTGATAAATGAAGAATAAGAAACGTAATAGGGTGCTATAAGTCTTTAATGTATTGATAAAAAAATGACAAAAGCTCTAGTATTCTATTTACTCACGATTGTTTCCAGGCTCGTAACCCAAATGTAGGGAAGTTTGCAAATCCACAACCTTTCCCACCAGAATAAAACCACTGAAAGAATCCCCAGAGAAAGCTGACTgagaaatattttacaaatccaTGAATCTGCTTCCTGCGACAAGATCATGATAAAAGTATGTAATGTATCCAATTTTTATTATTCAGGCAAAGATTACATACTATGATAAAATTTCTTACTTGGCCTTTTTGTCTTTCTTGGGGGTATGAAACCCATTGATCAGCACTGCTGTTGCTGTACCACTTGGATATGCTAATTTATAGTCTATTACCAGAACCTTTAAAACAACACAAATGACCAATTTATATCAATCATAACCAATTCTTccttaaaatcatatatatcagATATAGTTGTAGATGCAAGTACTGACAAGATAATCAAAATCATACCTTTCGGAGAGGTACCAATGTCAGCAACCCAACAAAATTACTGACGAAGAGGAAACCAATTAACCAACCAATTGCTGGCTCCTTGTAGCTACCAGGTGGATTCCCCTCCGTATCAACCCCAGCTTGCAGATACGTTTTCTTATTTAGCCCCAAAACATATGAACCAAACCCACCTAAATACCATATCAAATGTATTAGCAATCAAGTTTTAGGCCATAAAATAACAGATTTACCTTCACCTTTCATCAGcgttaaattgttaaaaattgCACCGAGTAAATAACAAGAAATATTAACAAAACACATTCGCGCAATGTCAGAATTAAACTGATGAGTACCTCCAAAGGCAATGCTATAACACGCAACAGCACAAGTCTGGATAACTGTATTTTCCTGTTTTGTGAAAGGCCGCGAAACAAATCCAGCCTTATGAAGTAGCATTGTCCAAGAACGGATAAATGCAAAAGCCACAAATGCCGCAGAAACATTAAAGTTTGGAGCAAAACCAGTGGTGAGATTGAGCTTCATTACTATCACACTGTAAATGATCCCAATAACTATACTAGCAACTAATCCGCGAATCGTAATGTGACTTGTCCACGGAGGAATCATCTCTGTTTCCTTGCCCTCTTCTATCTCGAGATCCCGTAAATTTTCCATTTAAACTAGATTATCTATACATCAGCAAAGAGCAGTGTTTAGAAACTCAATACAGAACTACAAGACTACAATGAAATACTACATAACATGCAACATGCACCATGGGGCATCGGCAAAACGCATAAAGACAAgtgattatataatttatataattttccaAGTCTTACGATAAACGAACAGAGTCGAGTCGGGAGTTTTTAATCTCTCTCGAATAACAAgtgtaataataaaatttgtgcAGGCATTTGTACAGGCCTATCAGAATGAAAAACTTGTCGAACTTCTGAGAACAAAAAGAATTACACAGTAAAAAAGCACACATACCTGTAAGCTTCGCTAAAATTCACCACAAATTTGCACTAATAGAGTGGTACTTGTACAGGCACGATAAGCTATTACAATTCTTGAAATGAAAGACAGAAGGCAGTGCACTCCACAATGCTTGTAAAATTGAACAAACTCTATTTGTGAAAGGATTAACTTAGTAAATTATTCCAAATCCGAATTTAAGTCATTTGTACTGCCAATGTAGTACAATATATAGTGTTGTCGTACAAATATAAACTACCCAACAGAACATAATTAATTATCTTTTCAACAAAATTTATCAACCACGCCTAAATGTGGCGACGTGATATCTGTGACTTAACTTTTTGGCTGACTCTTTCTTCTTTCGTATCATTCTAAAgaaataatttaattcaaagGCCCCGCTTGactaatttggaaaaatatatatgttttgaagttTATTTTGACATTGAGAAGTAAAGTTATActgtaagaaaagaaaaaggataCATTTGAATATTCTTGCATTTTTCTTAGTTAAGTTTATTATCAATTTATCTAACTTGACTAAAATgattagttaaaataatataaaatattatttaagtaaaattaGTTGAGTAAGTTTTTGTGCTTTAGTTGGGGCTATTTTCGAAAACAGTATATTATCATTATAATTGtcataaataatatgttattttaatataacaataCACGATGTAAAATATTGTTGTAATTCGAATAATATGGTCTGAGAAGGTTGGTTAATTTTTTagtctgaaaaaaaaaatatagcttgaaaagcttgtttaattttttagcCTTAAGAAATATGTTTTCCCgaaattgataatatttttatttcttatttgtgattattataaaaataattttaactaataattttgtttggttGGAGATACTTGCTGAATAGTGTAAGTATTTCCAATATGCTAAAATCTTTAACTAAAAGTGAATAAAAAGATATTACAAATaaacatcataaataaaaattaaaaagaagatCTTGTAAAATACCTGTTTAGTTGAGGgatgcatttttttttattaaaatttgtccAATACAtctacaataatataaaatcccTACTTGAAAGTATTTTAGatgaaaattacatataaaatttaaaaaaaca
This genomic window contains:
- the LOC108224635 gene encoding cytochrome b5, with the protein product MGSDPKIHVFEEVAKHNKTKDCWLIISGKVYDVTPFMDDHPGGDEVLLSSTGKDATDDFEDVGHSDNAREMMEKYYIGEIDAASVPQKRTFSAPKQSNYNPDKSSEFIIKILQFLVPILILGLAFVVRQYTKEK
- the LOC108224634 gene encoding metal-nicotianamine transporter YSL3; its protein translation is MENLRDLEIEEGKETEMIPPWTSHITIRGLVASIVIGIIYSVIVMKLNLTTGFAPNFNVSAAFVAFAFIRSWTMLLHKAGFVSRPFTKQENTVIQTCAVACYSIAFGGGFGSYVLGLNKKTYLQAGVDTEGNPPGSYKEPAIGWLIGFLFVSNFVGLLTLVPLRKVLVIDYKLAYPSGTATAVLINGFHTPKKDKKAKKQIHGFVKYFSVSFLWGFFQWFYSGGKGCGFANFPTFGLRAWKQSFNFDFSLTYIGAGMICTHTVNLSLLFGAVLSWGLMWPLIGEQKGVWFPETLPESSMKSLDGYKVFISIALILGDGIYNFSKTLYFTASSIYANLNKKTNRISSVDDTYALDDHQQNELFLRDRIPLWLACMGYMLFSVISIILIPQIFPQLKWYFVLVTYVLAPFLSFCNAYGAGLTDQNMAYNYGKVALFIVAASSGKNNGVIAALVACGLVKSMLSMASNLMQDLKAGHLTLTSPRSMLLSQAIGTAIGCVVAPVTFMIFYHAFDIGNPDGEYKAPYAIIYRNLAILGVEGFSALPHHCLQLAYGFFAFAILANLVKDISPEKVGKWMPLPIVIAVPFLVGANFAIDMCMGSLVVFLYDRLNKRKANFMVSAIASGLICGDGLWILPASILALAKVHPPICMNFLAAKS